One Solibacillus sp. R5-41 DNA segment encodes these proteins:
- a CDS encoding sulfite exporter TauE/SafE family protein gives MYSWLFQISQTISGPVSTFLHSYEHSPIIIAILLGLIGALAPCQLTGNMSAITLFGNRAIQMDNNWREIIAFMSGKVVVYVSIGSLAWIFGQSFETKLIEYFPIFRKAMGPLLILTGLILLGMLKLRFLDSISSHIPMVLKKGKIGSFLLGAGFAMAFCPTMFVLFFVWLMPTVIATSYGIVLPAIFGVMTSLPLLIILWLIWYFGVRGHIMKKSMKLGRVIQKVAGVVLMVIGILDTITYW, from the coding sequence ATGTATAGTTGGCTGTTCCAAATAAGTCAAACCATCAGTGGACCCGTTTCTACATTTTTACACTCGTATGAGCATTCGCCAATTATTATTGCGATTTTACTCGGATTAATTGGCGCATTGGCACCTTGTCAGCTGACAGGTAATATGAGTGCCATAACTTTATTCGGAAATCGCGCCATACAAATGGATAATAACTGGAGAGAAATTATTGCTTTTATGTCCGGAAAAGTTGTTGTCTATGTGTCTATTGGGTCGCTCGCATGGATTTTCGGGCAGTCATTTGAGACAAAGCTGATAGAATATTTCCCGATATTCCGCAAAGCAATGGGACCGCTATTAATCTTGACAGGTCTAATCCTACTTGGAATGCTAAAGTTGCGTTTTCTAGACAGTATTTCAAGCCATATACCAATGGTTTTAAAGAAAGGAAAAATCGGTTCCTTTTTACTTGGAGCTGGCTTTGCTATGGCATTTTGTCCAACAATGTTTGTGCTATTTTTTGTATGGCTAATGCCAACTGTCATCGCCACTTCTTATGGTATTGTGTTACCTGCAATATTTGGCGTCATGACGTCTTTACCGTTGCTCATCATTTTATGGCTAATTTGGTATTTTGGTGTAAGAGGGCACATCATGAAAAAGAGTATGAAGCTAGGAAGGGTAATTCAAAAAGTTGCAGGCGTTGTACTTATGGTCATCGGGATATTGGATACAATAACATATTGGTAA
- a CDS encoding sulfurtransferase TusA family protein codes for MKKTLEVMGMVCPFPLIEAKDAIKDLSSGDELEVQFDCTQGTESIPRWAAEEGHEVTEYEQVGEAAWIITIKKK; via the coding sequence ATGAAAAAGACACTAGAAGTCATGGGGATGGTTTGTCCATTCCCTTTAATAGAAGCAAAGGATGCAATTAAAGATTTAAGTTCAGGTGACGAACTTGAAGTGCAATTTGATTGTACACAAGGAACAGAATCCATTCCTCGTTGGGCAGCTGAAGAGGGGCATGAAGTTACGGAGTATGAGCAGGTAGGAGAAGCTGCTTGGATCATTACTATTAAAAAGAAATAA
- a CDS encoding YceG family protein → MIRFKPHDFVDNTKTWEEIISTKLHTRPIYLETSGELQYSRVAKQLLGIDDSEYDMQEYLYTLTNKEIGWTLLFHNMPKVIDPQMRTEIVNILQMHRENPISINRFMAFFAGKQLLPLMNTPYRNHFVNTLQSWLELIQIRYPGLISNQLQRIFLDFVKWSNHFFPLWLKQAPFESSMPRVLWYGPAKESEVYFLYFLYLFGCDLVVFEPDGENIFEPFGLTTIPTEVLANKGTLFDFPFDKPMRVQTVTSRASEQVSEHLYNNSALNYPWKYAEYETRTRILNTTYDELFILSDAHLYLRDGFEEEDGVIYLPVLFAKVEGLSLDQTDYTRKIRKLHEQEMTYTATSFPLLPLQKSNMQFHMRDASTNGQLDVEKIMQLSIWPCKNMPLGAQRNIANTMIRFIENDYVQPLPQQSKVEHAQYLFGQLMLIPDEIIRLYQQFDYSYLNPTILIFKEEASGQMQRQDAVLLLFASMLGFDVIICSPGGSRSIEHFITGHLLNTHRLEKISFDETLAKTLNASLAKDATDRKLDLKTMFRRISKKLK, encoded by the coding sequence ATGATACGATTTAAACCACATGATTTCGTAGACAATACAAAAACGTGGGAAGAAATCATTTCGACAAAATTACATACTAGGCCAATTTATTTGGAAACGAGTGGAGAATTACAATATTCACGTGTCGCAAAGCAATTATTAGGTATTGATGATAGTGAATATGACATGCAGGAATATTTGTACACGTTAACGAATAAAGAAATTGGTTGGACGCTACTTTTTCATAATATGCCGAAAGTAATTGATCCCCAGATGCGGACTGAGATTGTGAATATTTTGCAAATGCATCGAGAAAATCCAATTTCGATTAATCGTTTCATGGCGTTTTTTGCAGGAAAACAATTATTACCACTGATGAATACACCGTACCGAAATCATTTTGTGAATACATTACAAAGTTGGTTAGAGCTTATACAAATTCGCTATCCAGGTTTAATTAGCAATCAGTTGCAGCGGATCTTTTTAGATTTTGTGAAATGGTCCAATCATTTCTTTCCTTTATGGCTAAAGCAAGCGCCATTTGAGTCTTCGATGCCACGCGTACTATGGTATGGCCCTGCGAAAGAAAGTGAAGTGTATTTCTTATACTTCTTATATTTATTTGGCTGTGACCTCGTCGTATTTGAGCCAGATGGTGAAAATATATTTGAACCATTTGGGCTTACGACTATTCCAACTGAAGTGCTAGCAAATAAAGGTACGCTATTTGATTTCCCATTTGACAAGCCGATGCGTGTGCAAACGGTTACATCACGAGCTTCAGAGCAAGTAAGTGAGCATTTGTATAATAATTCGGCATTGAACTACCCGTGGAAATACGCAGAGTATGAAACACGAACACGAATATTAAATACAACATACGATGAATTATTTATTTTGTCGGATGCCCACTTATATTTACGTGATGGTTTTGAGGAAGAGGATGGCGTCATCTATTTGCCTGTGTTATTTGCGAAAGTGGAAGGGCTATCACTTGATCAGACGGATTATACACGTAAAATACGTAAGCTACATGAGCAGGAAATGACCTATACCGCTACTAGTTTCCCGCTGCTGCCATTGCAAAAGAGTAATATGCAGTTTCATATGCGTGATGCGAGCACTAATGGACAGTTGGATGTGGAAAAAATAATGCAACTGTCGATATGGCCGTGTAAAAACATGCCTCTCGGTGCACAGCGGAATATTGCGAATACAATGATTCGCTTTATCGAAAATGACTATGTTCAGCCGCTACCACAACAATCAAAAGTGGAGCATGCGCAATATTTATTTGGGCAACTCATGCTAATCCCTGACGAAATCATTCGCTTGTATCAACAATTTGACTATAGTTATTTAAACCCAACGATTCTTATTTTTAAAGAAGAAGCAAGTGGGCAAATGCAACGTCAAGATGCTGTGCTATTATTATTTGCAAGTATGCTTGGATTTGATGTCATAATTTGTAGTCCTGGTGGCTCACGTAGTATTGAACATTTTATTACAGGACATCTGCTCAATACACATCGTCTTGAGAAAATTAGTTTTGATGAAACACTTGCCAAAACGTTAAACGCATCATTAGCAAAAGATGCAACAGATCGAAAATTAGATTTAAAAACAATGTTCCGTCGTATTTCGAAAAAGTTAAAATAA
- a CDS encoding N-acetyltransferase, with amino-acid sequence MSFYIEKELNKQAKRNIEDALYQFNLKHFPVDLRGRYEEIHLSIKDENGNARGGLLAEVCWDWLEINILIIDEEIRESGFGTKLLLEIEKIAVEKECDFIKVDTLSFQALGFYEKNGYKVFGSLDNVGRDHKHYYLKKDLIR; translated from the coding sequence ATGAGTTTCTATATTGAAAAAGAACTAAATAAACAGGCTAAACGAAACATTGAAGATGCGCTTTATCAATTTAATTTAAAGCATTTTCCAGTAGACTTAAGAGGCAGATACGAAGAAATTCACTTATCTATTAAAGATGAGAACGGCAATGCCCGTGGTGGATTACTTGCTGAAGTGTGTTGGGATTGGTTGGAAATTAACATCTTGATAATAGATGAAGAAATACGAGAATCGGGATTTGGAACAAAATTATTATTGGAAATCGAGAAAATCGCTGTAGAAAAAGAATGTGATTTTATAAAGGTAGATACTTTAAGTTTTCAAGCGTTAGGTTTTTATGAGAAAAACGGATATAAAGTATTTGGAAGTTTAGATAACGTAGGACGAGATCATAAGCATTACTATTTAAAAAAAGATTTAATTAGATGA
- a CDS encoding GNAT family N-acetyltransferase has translation MNFAEKIKEFPTIETNQIRLRKLKKEDAASLKKYYSNENVYRYLDWNGPETLERSYEVIDLWNKGYEKGWIIRFAIADKVTDEIIGTIFLSEFEGKRAEVGYELSESYWRRGIMSEAIREVLSLGFDQLGLVRIQAFVCAENVASTEILEKFNFKEEGCLRQYECHSVTGECKDMLIYGLLNTEFQK, from the coding sequence TTGAATTTTGCAGAAAAAATTAAAGAGTTTCCAACAATTGAAACAAATCAAATACGATTAAGAAAATTAAAAAAGGAAGATGCCGCGTCTTTAAAGAAATATTATTCAAATGAAAATGTATATCGTTATCTTGATTGGAATGGACCAGAGACGTTAGAAAGAAGTTATGAAGTAATTGATTTATGGAACAAAGGCTATGAAAAGGGATGGATTATTCGTTTTGCAATTGCTGACAAAGTAACAGATGAAATTATTGGAACAATTTTTTTAAGTGAATTTGAAGGCAAAAGAGCTGAAGTTGGCTATGAATTATCAGAAAGTTATTGGCGCCGTGGAATTATGTCTGAAGCAATACGAGAAGTTTTGTCATTAGGATTTGATCAATTAGGTTTAGTAAGAATCCAAGCTTTTGTTTGTGCCGAAAATGTTGCTTCCACGGAAATACTAGAAAAATTCAATTTTAAAGAAGAAGGCTGTTTAAGACAGTATGAATGTCACAGTGTTACCGGGGAATGTAAAGATATGTTGATATACGGTTTGTTAAATACAGAGTTCCAGAAATAA
- a CDS encoding multicopper oxidase family protein: MKSTILITGILLSAAIMGACSAGDSGSTDTMDHSNMSDEEIQKTNGEMENGHMSHTNPLALNDSSGENELALPPLLKPQNNKENIYTITAQSGETEIFDGIQTKTLGYNGSFLGPVIQVNEGEKITFRTKNELDEKTTFHWHGVEIPGIGDGGPHNYVNPGESKDVKFTVNQGAATLWFHPHPEGSTAAQVYQGLAGLIYVEDEQSKTLHLPNEYGINDFPLIFQDKQFDDNRQLNYKFAMNDDGTIGDTLLINGTINPKLTVGKEKVRLRLVNGSNARNYTYQLNTGDAFQQIATDGGLINEPNKLREITLTPGERAEIIVDFSKYDANSEIALLNENGAILLPFNIDEQKSSNPSDIPTNLNDYSVTNEERNLPVSKKLELFGMDNMVTINNKQFDMNRIDFTQKQGETEIWEIYNKPDMMGGMTHPFHIHGTQFKIVSIDGQEPPVSEQGWKDTVAIDAGETFKLAVKFNNKGIYMFHCHILEHEENGMMGQVEVK; this comes from the coding sequence ATGAAATCAACTATATTGATTACTGGAATATTGCTTAGTGCAGCAATTATGGGAGCTTGTAGTGCGGGTGATTCAGGCTCGACTGACACAATGGACCATAGTAATATGTCCGATGAAGAAATTCAGAAGACAAACGGCGAGATGGAGAACGGTCATATGAGCCACACGAATCCACTCGCGCTAAATGATTCATCGGGTGAAAATGAGCTGGCTCTCCCACCATTACTGAAACCCCAAAATAACAAGGAAAATATCTATACAATCACCGCTCAAAGTGGTGAAACGGAAATTTTTGATGGCATTCAAACGAAAACATTGGGCTATAATGGATCATTCTTGGGGCCTGTCATTCAAGTAAACGAAGGAGAAAAAATTACGTTTAGAACAAAGAATGAATTGGATGAAAAAACAACATTTCATTGGCATGGTGTTGAAATTCCTGGTATAGGCGATGGTGGTCCACATAATTATGTAAATCCTGGTGAATCGAAGGATGTCAAATTTACAGTGAATCAAGGCGCGGCTACATTATGGTTTCATCCACATCCTGAAGGATCAACAGCAGCGCAAGTTTATCAAGGTTTAGCAGGATTGATTTATGTGGAGGATGAGCAGTCGAAAACACTCCACTTACCAAATGAATATGGCATCAATGATTTTCCGTTAATTTTTCAGGATAAGCAGTTCGATGACAACAGACAATTAAATTACAAATTTGCGATGAATGATGACGGGACAATTGGTGATACGCTATTAATAAATGGCACAATCAATCCGAAGCTCACAGTTGGTAAAGAAAAGGTACGTTTACGTTTAGTAAATGGATCTAATGCACGGAATTACACGTATCAATTGAATACTGGTGATGCATTTCAACAAATTGCAACGGACGGGGGTCTCATTAATGAACCGAATAAGTTGCGTGAAATTACCTTAACACCAGGTGAACGAGCTGAAATTATCGTTGATTTTTCGAAATATGATGCAAATAGTGAAATTGCACTCCTAAATGAAAATGGCGCAATCTTATTACCATTTAATATTGATGAACAAAAATCAAGCAACCCAAGTGACATTCCAACTAATTTGAATGACTATAGTGTCACAAATGAAGAAAGAAATTTACCAGTTTCTAAGAAGCTTGAACTTTTCGGGATGGACAACATGGTAACGATTAATAATAAGCAATTTGATATGAATCGAATCGATTTTACGCAAAAACAAGGTGAAACGGAAATATGGGAAATTTACAATAAGCCAGATATGATGGGTGGCATGACGCATCCATTCCATATTCACGGGACACAGTTTAAAATCGTATCAATCGATGGCCAAGAACCACCAGTGAGCGAACAAGGATGGAAAGATACTGTCGCAATTGATGCTGGAGAAACATTCAAGTTAGCTGTTAAGTTCAATAACAAAGGAATTTATATGTTTCACTGTCACATTCTTGAACACGAAGAAAACGGGATGATGGGGCAGGTAGAAGTAAAATAA
- a CDS encoding CD3324 family protein — translation MSYKRARSILPAELVELIQNYVDGEYIYIPRREDNKKSWGSKTATKRELDLRNAMIYNAYLSGMDIATLAETYYLSSKSIERIVLKEKRKRTNI, via the coding sequence ATGAGCTATAAAAGAGCAAGGAGCATTTTACCAGCTGAGTTGGTAGAGTTAATACAAAATTATGTTGATGGTGAATATATTTATATCCCGCGAAGAGAAGATAATAAAAAAAGTTGGGGATCCAAAACTGCTACAAAAAGAGAGTTGGATTTAAGGAATGCAATGATTTATAACGCTTATTTATCGGGAATGGATATTGCTACATTGGCTGAAACATATTATTTGTCATCAAAGAGTATTGAAAGGATTGTACTAAAAGAAAAAAGAAAACGAACGAATATTTGA
- a CDS encoding sterol desaturase family protein: protein MRKYLKEFGTFPDVTVMLLILLVCAALTVPHMLHLWTWVALGAGMLTYATSEYMVHRFLFHIKKPENPFMLKMIKRLHYDHHVDPDNLKLLFLPLWFSIPGFVIYSLIVFLLTGSKSLTVAFATGLVAYFLYYEWKHYIAHRPIQPRTNLGKNIKKHHLLHHFKNENYWYGVTHTSFDKTLGTFKESKDVAKSQTARNLENRV from the coding sequence ATGAGGAAATACTTAAAGGAATTTGGAACTTTTCCAGACGTCACTGTCATGTTATTGATTTTATTAGTTTGCGCTGCTTTGACCGTTCCGCATATGCTCCATCTTTGGACGTGGGTTGCATTAGGTGCCGGTATGCTGACGTATGCAACGAGTGAATATATGGTCCATCGGTTTTTATTTCACATTAAAAAGCCGGAAAATCCGTTTATGCTGAAGATGATTAAACGGTTGCATTATGACCATCATGTTGATCCAGACAATTTGAAACTATTATTTTTGCCGTTATGGTTCAGTATTCCAGGGTTCGTTATTTATAGCCTGATTGTTTTCCTACTAACAGGAAGCAAAAGTCTGACGGTTGCATTTGCAACGGGCTTGGTAGCTTACTTCCTTTATTATGAATGGAAGCATTATATTGCACATCGACCTATCCAACCTCGGACGAATTTGGGGAAAAACATTAAAAAACACCATCTCCTGCATCATTTTAAAAATGAAAATTACTGGTACGGCGTCACGCATACATCGTTCGATAAAACATTAGGCACATTTAAAGAGAGCAAAGATGTTGCAAAGAGCCAAACCGCGCGTAATTTGGAAAATCGGGTTTAA
- a CDS encoding YeeE/YedE family protein, with protein sequence MIISGLICGALLGFVMQRGRFCLTGGFRDMYLLKNNRIFYALLIAIAIQSVGVYSLISLGVFEFSAGSLPIVAVIVGSFIFGLGIIFAGGCATGTWYRAGEGLLGSWIALAGYMLVAAMIKSGVLLPLDTAIKETRIETNSIAETFRINNWIVIAIFVAIVSIIMYRELKKPRLKIPGLKPKKSGLAHVLFEKRWNPFATAAIIGVIATLAWPLSVATGRIGGLGITTPSANILQFLVTGEISFINWGVFLVLGIFLGSFFAAKMSGEFRFRMPDAKTAISSFSGGLMMGFGAGLAGGCSIGNSLVMTAMMTWQGWISLVFTILGTWTASYFVFVRPRKKAKQAVQVATTL encoded by the coding sequence ATGATTATTTCGGGATTAATTTGTGGGGCATTACTTGGATTTGTAATGCAACGAGGGCGCTTTTGTTTAACTGGTGGTTTTCGTGATATGTATTTATTGAAAAATAATCGAATATTTTATGCACTACTTATTGCAATTGCGATTCAAAGTGTAGGTGTGTATTCATTAATCAGCTTGGGGGTATTTGAATTTAGTGCAGGGTCTTTACCAATCGTCGCGGTGATTGTAGGTTCTTTTATTTTCGGGCTTGGCATTATTTTTGCTGGAGGTTGTGCAACAGGTACTTGGTATCGTGCGGGAGAAGGATTACTTGGTAGTTGGATTGCATTAGCTGGTTACATGCTTGTAGCAGCTATGATAAAGTCAGGTGTATTGCTACCACTGGATACAGCTATTAAAGAAACACGTATTGAAACTAATTCAATTGCCGAGACATTTCGTATAAATAACTGGATAGTCATTGCCATTTTTGTAGCTATTGTTTCAATTATTATGTACCGTGAGTTAAAAAAGCCACGTTTGAAAATTCCAGGCTTAAAGCCAAAAAAATCGGGATTAGCACATGTTTTATTTGAAAAACGTTGGAATCCATTTGCAACAGCCGCAATCATTGGGGTCATTGCAACATTAGCATGGCCATTAAGTGTTGCTACTGGTCGTATTGGTGGATTAGGAATTACAACACCTTCTGCAAACATTTTGCAATTTTTAGTGACAGGTGAAATAAGCTTCATTAACTGGGGCGTTTTCCTTGTACTTGGTATTTTCTTAGGCTCATTTTTTGCAGCTAAAATGAGCGGCGAATTCCGATTCCGTATGCCGGATGCGAAAACAGCCATAAGCAGCTTTAGTGGGGGACTGATGATGGGCTTTGGTGCTGGATTAGCTGGAGGATGCTCAATTGGTAACAGTTTAGTGATGACAGCAATGATGACCTGGCAAGGTTGGATTTCATTAGTATTCACAATACTAGGTACATGGACGGCTTCCTATTTTGTATTTGTTCGTCCGCGTAAAAAAGCAAAGCAAGCTGTACAGGTAGCGACAACATTATAA
- a CDS encoding diphthine--ammonia ligase gives MKNVPFVASWSGGKDSALAYYRALQLGMIPKKVLTMFEDEVEISKSHALPLNVVQAQVNRLGVPLFIKHASWNTYEVQFIDAMDTFRAEGITHGVFGDIDLEDHLNWVQTTCAKSDIVAVHPLWNMPRRSVVEELLEAGFESWIIVVNTTMMPASYVGKRLTKELMEELEVAGIDSCGENGEFHTIVVDGPIFSKRVPISISAPIERGNYVFSPVSLEEES, from the coding sequence TTGAAAAACGTACCTTTTGTTGCCTCGTGGAGCGGCGGGAAAGATTCAGCTCTAGCCTATTATCGAGCACTGCAATTAGGGATGATTCCGAAAAAAGTATTAACAATGTTTGAGGATGAAGTGGAAATTTCTAAGTCACATGCTCTTCCTCTTAACGTTGTGCAAGCACAGGTGAATCGATTGGGCGTCCCCCTATTTATCAAACACGCTAGCTGGAACACTTATGAAGTACAATTTATCGATGCAATGGATACATTTCGAGCGGAAGGCATTACGCACGGTGTGTTCGGAGATATTGATTTGGAAGACCATTTAAACTGGGTCCAAACAACCTGTGCGAAATCGGATATTGTAGCAGTTCATCCATTGTGGAATATGCCACGGCGTTCTGTGGTAGAAGAACTGTTGGAAGCTGGGTTTGAGTCTTGGATTATTGTAGTGAATACAACGATGATGCCCGCTTCGTATGTTGGGAAACGATTGACAAAAGAATTAATGGAGGAACTAGAAGTAGCAGGTATTGATTCATGTGGCGAGAACGGTGAATTTCACACAATTGTCGTAGATGGTCCTATTTTCTCCAAGCGTGTTCCTATCTCCATTTCTGCACCAATAGAAAGAGGTAATTATGTGTTCTCACCTGTTTCATTGGAAGAGGAATCCTAA
- a CDS encoding methyl-accepting chemotaxis protein: protein MFNFKTISARIIFAFSLVVAVICLYIGFGMYTSEQSNQATVKIVKEELQLLTVDYELASSIGLRIAAARDYVLSGEEKYKDIYADNNELALKNEKIRLAITKSGEFNKYAEMAKEWSNYVQKEVFDVYDRGDKELATQNLVAMDAKATEIREGFVNLAEHRKQIINASGESMIKDNEKNQITNMIVGIVIVIVAIFTAIISARFISKPIIVVTKRMQRIAEGDFSEPALAVSSKDEVGQLTEATNNMTATMNSLLKHIQTVSNDVAAHSEELKQSATEVKTGTEQIVDTVTEIASGTEVQASNASDVATTMTEFTTKVTDVNASSDEVNRYSHEVMNLTKEGRGLMEASTNQMMTIDLIVKDAVVNVDELSKQTQQISKLVSVIHDIAAQTNLLALNAAIEAARAGEHGKGFAVVADEVRKLAEQVSVSVEDITTIVQKIQKDSVLVTTSLENGYEEVAKGTTQIASTSATFTHIAEAVYAMSNRIEDMSEKLEDVVHNTVTINKSVDEIAAVSEQSAAGIEETSATIQQAASSMDEITNSAVNLAEMAENLNERARKFKL, encoded by the coding sequence GTGTTTAATTTCAAGACCATTAGTGCAAGAATTATTTTTGCTTTTAGTTTGGTGGTAGCGGTGATCTGCTTATATATTGGATTTGGTATGTATACATCGGAGCAAAGCAATCAAGCTACTGTAAAAATTGTTAAAGAAGAATTACAGTTATTAACTGTAGATTATGAATTAGCCTCTTCAATTGGTTTACGTATCGCTGCTGCAAGAGATTATGTATTATCGGGAGAAGAAAAATATAAAGATATTTATGCCGATAATAATGAACTAGCACTTAAAAACGAGAAAATCCGATTAGCTATTACAAAATCAGGGGAATTCAACAAATACGCTGAAATGGCGAAAGAGTGGAGTAACTATGTTCAAAAAGAAGTATTTGATGTGTACGACCGAGGGGATAAAGAGTTGGCGACTCAAAATTTAGTGGCGATGGATGCAAAGGCAACTGAAATTCGTGAGGGTTTTGTAAACCTAGCAGAACATCGAAAACAAATCATTAATGCTTCTGGTGAAAGTATGATAAAAGATAATGAAAAAAATCAGATTACAAATATGATCGTCGGCATTGTGATTGTCATTGTTGCCATTTTTACGGCTATCATTAGTGCGAGATTTATTTCAAAACCTATTATTGTCGTTACAAAGCGTATGCAACGAATTGCTGAAGGTGACTTTAGTGAGCCTGCGCTTGCAGTTAGCTCTAAAGATGAAGTTGGCCAACTAACCGAGGCAACAAATAATATGACAGCAACAATGAATAGCTTATTAAAGCATATTCAAACGGTATCCAATGATGTTGCTGCACATAGTGAAGAACTGAAGCAATCTGCAACGGAAGTGAAAACAGGTACAGAACAAATTGTGGATACGGTTACCGAAATTGCAAGCGGTACAGAAGTCCAAGCAAGTAATGCATCCGATGTTGCAACAACGATGACAGAGTTCACAACAAAAGTGACGGATGTAAATGCTAGTAGTGATGAGGTCAATCGCTATTCACACGAAGTAATGAACTTGACTAAAGAAGGTAGAGGCTTAATGGAGGCCTCTACGAACCAAATGATGACAATTGACCTTATTGTGAAAGATGCGGTTGTAAACGTAGATGAATTAAGTAAACAAACACAGCAAATTTCAAAATTAGTTTCTGTGATTCATGATATTGCCGCTCAAACGAATTTATTGGCACTTAATGCGGCCATTGAAGCGGCACGCGCGGGTGAGCACGGTAAAGGGTTTGCGGTAGTTGCAGACGAGGTACGTAAACTGGCAGAGCAAGTTTCTGTTTCAGTAGAAGATATTACAACCATTGTGCAAAAAATTCAAAAAGACTCTGTATTAGTGACAACTTCTTTAGAAAATGGCTACGAGGAAGTAGCGAAAGGCACAACGCAAATTGCTTCTACTAGTGCAACATTCACACATATCGCTGAAGCAGTTTACGCTATGTCGAATCGTATTGAAGATATGTCTGAGAAGCTTGAGGACGTCGTGCATAATACAGTAACAATTAATAAATCTGTCGATGAAATTGCAGCTGTTTCAGAGCAATCTGCAGCAGGTATTGAAGAAACGTCTGCAACAATTCAACAAGCAGCTAGTTCAATGGATGAAATTACAAATAGTGCCGTCAACCTAGCGGAAATGGCGGAAAATTTAAACGAAAGAGCTCGTAAATTTAAATTGTAA
- a CDS encoding 2OG-Fe(II) oxygenase, whose product MKLITESKEQTIFDHVGNKIVTDREIDIITRFEEPLIVILGNVLSNDECYELIRLSKDKLQRSKIGSTREVNELRTSSSMFFEESENEIIATIEKRISSIMNIPIEHGEGIQILQYTPGQEYKAHYDFFSSTSKLANNNRISTLVMYLNDVEQGGETFFPKLNLSVTPHKGMAVYFEYFYNDENLNELTLHGGAPVINGEKWVATQWMRKQRVR is encoded by the coding sequence ATGAAGTTGATAACGGAAAGTAAAGAGCAAACTATATTTGATCATGTTGGAAATAAAATAGTAACGGATAGAGAGATTGACATTATCACTAGATTTGAAGAACCATTGATCGTGATTTTAGGAAATGTTTTAAGTAACGATGAATGCTATGAACTAATTCGTTTATCAAAGGACAAATTGCAACGTTCAAAAATCGGGTCTACACGTGAAGTAAATGAACTGAGAACAAGTAGTAGTATGTTTTTTGAAGAAAGTGAAAATGAAATTATTGCTACAATTGAAAAAAGAATCTCATCTATTATGAATATTCCCATAGAACACGGAGAAGGTATTCAAATCCTTCAGTATACCCCTGGTCAAGAGTATAAGGCTCATTATGATTTCTTTTCATCAACAAGTAAATTAGCAAATAATAATAGAATTAGTACGCTCGTTATGTACTTAAATGATGTAGAACAAGGTGGAGAAACTTTTTTCCCTAAGCTAAATTTGTCCGTAACGCCGCATAAGGGTATGGCGGTTTATTTTGAGTATTTTTATAACGACGAAAACTTAAACGAATTAACATTACACGGTGGCGCACCCGTTATAAATGGTGAAAAGTGGGTTGCAACGCAATGGATGAGAAAACAAAGAGTTAGATAA